A region from the Drosophila mauritiana strain mau12 chromosome 2L, ASM438214v1, whole genome shotgun sequence genome encodes:
- the LOC117139184 gene encoding uncharacterized protein LOC117139184: MSEGVPASPVAIGELKYEDVSQLNFSKLYSPKMKSVYWRYFGFPSNDNNEVITKQNVVCIKCHKVLTNHGNTTNLRAHLQHRHKDLFKELCQEHDIHVPPRKTPRNVSHPPLSKRNVSSRRVKLEFINNRNHDNASDDELDEAAVATAAMQAEEDASSQTMLYETMVPFTYDEAENLVEEEERLVVEPKYGRKRKVATPSSALMHGRVIKHEEGSYAPVANIANLAEALTDIVIKDLRNVDSLYDAGFSEFLRQVLGSSAPMPEPHKIDSLINEMHASKFLEIGEITRDFTSEKPFSLAFEMWVNVEQRRFLSIFHHFLDEETQSVRGMLYATVEYNDYIAFDDLLTDFYLANCTLAIINYDEEEDLLHTYLREKNIPISLCYVSVIDKCLRRVFEIEEVATLMEQVKDLMQRHSSEIASKVSEVPMPTYNEHFPWTLYETLKFFAESISWSEDMDHLVISAKTVTEALSALVIALDTLRGEDIPLCSMLSPITSKILIKKLGIAEQDDPLMMNLKRTISSVLQAHVISNDNLTAAALLDPRFHRLTTIDNLDRTVRMLTHKYNINFGGAGDGESNEVAATSSVVAIKSEPRVVDGSPPKKLGLKLLFDSNEIPNPPKRDGDSSVESDLKRYRNEVVVQLDESPIDWWLKMGHIYGTLRDLASLYHSVPGVVTLSFKKTLRDQIYDFNKRFMLTGSHIDAILFLHHHNN; encoded by the exons ATGAGCGAAGGGGTACCAGCGTCGCCGGTGGCCATTGGCGAACTCAAGTACGAGGATGTGTCGCAGCTGAATTTTTCCAAACTGTACTCGCCCAAGATGAAAAGCGTATACTGGCGCTACTTTGGATTCCCCTCGAACGACAACAATGAGGTCATTACAAAACAGAATGTGGTCTGCATTAAGTGTCACAAGGTGCTGACCAACCATGGCAACACCACCAATTTGCGTGCGCATCTCCAGCACCGGCACAAAGATCTGTTCAAGGAGCTGTGCCAGGAGCACGACATTCATGTGCCGCCGCGCAAGACGCCGCGTAATGTATCCCATCCACCGCTGTCCAAGCGGAATGTTTCCTCGCGGCGGGTCAAGCTGGAGTTCATCAATAACCGGAACCACGATAACGCTTCCGATGATGAACTGGACGAAGCAGCCGTGGCAACTGCGGCCATGCAGGCGGAGGAGGACGCCTCCTCGCAAACCATGCTGTACGAGACCATGGTGCCGTTCACCTACGATGAGGCCGAAAATCTGGTAGAGGAAGAGGAGCGCCTGGTTGTGGAACCAAAATACGGACGCAAACGCAAAGTGGCCACTCCATCGAGCGCCCTGATGCACGGGCGGGTCATCAAGCACGAGGAAGGCAGCTATGCGCCCGTGGCGAACATCGCCAATCTGGCCGAAGCCCTTACGGACATTGTGATTAAGGATTTGCGCAATGTCGACTCTCTGTACGATGCCGGTTTCAGCGAATTCCTGCGTCAAGTCCTAGGCAGTTCGGCACCCATGCCCGAGCCACACAAGATCGACTCGTTGATCAATGAGATGCACGCCTCCAAGTTCCTGGAGATTGGCGAAATCACGCGCGATTTCACATCCGAGAAGCCCTTCTCACTCGCCTTTGAGATGTGGGTGAATGTCGAGCAGCGGCGCTTCCTCAGCATCTTCCATCACTTTCTGGACGAGGAGACTCAGTCAGTTCGCGGTATGCTGTACGCCACCGTGGAGTACAACGACTACATCGCCTTTGACGATCTCCTGACCGACTTCTACTTGGCCAACTGCACACTGGCCATTATAAACTACGACGAGGAAGAGGACCTTTTGCACACCTATCTGCGAGAGAAAA ATATCCCCATTTCGCTGTGCTACGTTTCGGTAATTGACAAATGTTTGCGTCGTGTGTTTGAGATCGAAGAGGTGGCCACTTTAATGGAGCAGGTGAAAGACCTAATGCAGCGTCATTCATCGGAGATCGCCTCCAAGGTGTCCGAGGTGCCCATGCCCACGTATAACGAGCACTTCCCCTGGACACTGTACGAAACATTGAAGTTCTTTGCCGAGTCCATATCTTGGTCCGAGGACATGGATCACCTGGTTATATCAGCCAAGACGGTGACGGAGGCCCTGAGTGCTCTGGTG ATTGCTTTGGACACGCTGCGTGGCGAAGACATTCCCTTGTGCAGCATGCTCTCGCCAATAACTTCGAAGATTCTTATCAAGAAGTTGGGCATTGCCGAGCAGGACGATCCCCTAATGATGAATTTGAAGCGGACCATTTCCAGTGTCCTCCAGGCACACGTTATATCCAATGACAATCTGACCGCTGCTGCATTGCTGGACCCACGCTTCCACCGCCTGACCACCATTGACAACCTAGACCGAACAGTTCGTATGCTGACCCATAAGTATAACATTAACTTTGGTGGGGCGGGCGATGGGGAATCCAACGAAGTGGCAGCCACCTCCAGCGTGGTGGCCATTAAGTCAGAACCAAGAGTAGTAGACGGCAGTCCACCGAAGAAGTTGG GTCTGAAACTGTTGTTTGACAGTAACGAGATACCAAATCCTCCGAAGCGAGATGGGGACAGCAGCGTGGAGTCCGATCTTAAGCGATATCGCAACGAGGTGGTTGTCCAGCTGGATGAGTCGCCCATCGATTGGTGGCTCAAGATGGGTCACATTTATGGAACGCTGCGCGATTTGGCCAGCCTGTACCACAGTGTGCCCGGCGTAGTGACGCTCAGCTTCAAGAAGACGCTGAGAGACCAAATATACGACTTCAACAAGCGATTCATGCTCACCGGTAGTCACATCGACGCTATCCTCTTTCTGCATCATCACAACAATTAG
- the LOC117139194 gene encoding 60S ribosomal protein L13, which yields MGKGNNMIPNQHYHKWWQRHVKTWFNQPARKVRRHANRVKKAKAVFPRPASGALRPVVRCPTIRYHTKLRAGRGFTLEELKGAGIGANFAKTIGIAVDRRRKNKSLESRQRNIQRLKEYRSKLILFPINEKKIRAGESSLEECKLATQLKGPVLPITNEQPAVVEFREVTKDEKKFKAFATLRKARTDARLVGIRAKRAKEAAESEDAAKGDPKKAKK from the exons ATGGGTAAGGGTAACAATATGATTCCGAATCAGCACTACCACAAGTGGTGGCAGCGGCATGTGAAGACCTGGTTCAACCAGCCGGCCCGCAAGGTCCGCAGGCATGCGAACCGCGTCAAGAAGGCTAAGGCCGTCTTCCCCCGCCCAGCCAGCGGTGCCCTGCGCCCTGTGGTCCGCTGCCCCACCATCCGCTACCACACCAAGCTGCGTGCCGGCCGTGGTTTCACCCTGGAGGAGCTGAAG GGTGCCGGCATTGGCGCCAACTTCGCCAAGACCATCGGCATTGCCGTCGACAGGAGGCGCAAGAACAAATCCCTGGAGTCCCGCCAGCGCAACATCCAGCGCCTCAAGGAGTACCGCAGCAAGTTGATCCTGTTCCCCATCAACGAGAAGAAGATTCGCGCCGGCGAGTCCTCTCTGGAGGAGTGCAAGCTGGCTACTCAGCTTAAGGGACCTGTCCTGCCCATCACCAATGAGCAGCCCGCCGTGGTCGAGTTCCGTGAGGTGACCAAGGATGAGAAGAAGTTCAAGGCCTTCGCCACGCTGCGCAAG GCTCGCACTGATGCCCGTTTGGTCGGAATCCGCGCCAAGCGCGCCAAGGAGGCCGCTGAGAGCGAGGACGCCGCCAAGGGAGACCCCAAGAAGGCCAAGAAGTAA